GCCTTGAGCCGGGCACGCACCGCTTAGCCGCTGAAATCATACTTCCGCCCGGTTTTCACCTCGTGCGCTGTGAACCGGCGCTCTTCGATGTGACGGTGAAGTGACGCTCTGCCTCGGCATCGAGACATCGTGCGACGAGACCGCGGCCGCGGTGGTTGCTGACCGGACCGATGTTCGATCGAACGTGGTCTCATCGCAGTACGTTCACTCACGCTATGGCGGCGTGGTACCGGAACTCGCAGCCCGCGCGCACGCAAGGCTTGTAGTACCGGTGACACTTGCCGCGCTTGAAACCGCAGGCGTGTCCATTGACCAATTGTCCTGCATTGCAGTGACCAATACGCCCGGGCTCTTGGGTGCGCTCTTGGTCGGCCTGCCCTTTGCCAAGGCCCTGAGTCAAAGCCTTGGTATCACGGTTGTTGGCGTGAATCACATCGAAGGCCACCTGTTCGCGGTCCGACTCGAATACCCGAATCTGAAGCCACCCTTCCTTGCCGCAGTCCTGTCCGGCGGCCATACCGAGCTGCTCGTTGCTGAAGATTGGTGTGCGTACCGGATGCTCGGCTCTACTCTTGACGACGCGTGCGGTGAGGCGTTCGATAAGGTGGCAAAGATGCTCGGCTTGCCGTATCCGGGCGGTGCGGCGCTGGAGGAGTTGGCCGCTGGTGGCCGGTGCTCCATCCGATTTCCAGTTCCCCTGGTCGACTCGGCAGAGCATTCCAAGTCACTTGATTTCAGCTTCTCTGGACTTAAGACTGCGGTATTGTACTACCTGCGCGAGCATCCGGACGCGGCTAGGGCCGATCTCGCCGCGTCATTTCAGGAAGCTGCGCTAACTGCTGTGGTGAACCGCATTGTCCAGGCCGCAGACCAGACTGGGCTGGACCGGGTCGGAGTCTCGGGTGGCGTTGCAGCTAACAAAGTTCTGCGCAAGCGGTTAATCGAAGCCGGAAGGCAGCATA
This candidate division WOR-3 bacterium DNA region includes the following protein-coding sequences:
- the tsaD gene encoding tRNA (adenosine(37)-N6)-threonylcarbamoyltransferase complex transferase subunit TsaD; translated protein: MTLCLGIETSCDETAAAVVADRTDVRSNVVSSQYVHSRYGGVVPELAARAHARLVVPVTLAALETAGVSIDQLSCIAVTNTPGLLGALLVGLPFAKALSQSLGITVVGVNHIEGHLFAVRLEYPNLKPPFLAAVLSGGHTELLVAEDWCAYRMLGSTLDDACGEAFDKVAKMLGLPYPGGAALEELAAGGRCSIRFPVPLVDSAEHSKSLDFSFSGLKTAVLYYLREHPDAARADLAASFQEAALTAVVNRIVQAADQTGLDRVGVSGGVAANKVLRKRLIEAGRQHSFEVLFPRPAYCADNAAMIAAAGIERLERFGPSPLDLPALARSPLA